CCATTGGTCGAGCCGCTCGATCGACATGACCGTCTCATAGCTCGAACGGTCGATTTTCGAGGCGAGCGCTTCGGCCTTTCGCGCGGCGGCGAGCGCGGAAGGGGCGTAGCCATCGGCGACGAGCTTGTGGGCCGCCGGTTCTTTCCGTTCTACCGGCTTCGGAGCCGCCGCATGGTCGACCTCGCCATTGCGCGCGCGCCAGCCGGCCGGGCCGACAAAGTCGGGATCGGGCTCGATTTCGTGAATGTCCACGCCGTAAAGCTCGCCGACGCGGCGCGTGATCGTCGTGAACTCCATCGCCTGCAGAAAGGCGACGAGCTTTTTCGCATCTGGCTGATGAAGGCCCAAATCATCGAGCTTCGTCTCCACCGGCGCATCGCGCACCAGCTCCACGAGCTTCTTCGACAAGCGGATGAGTTTGACGGCCTCCGGGTCCGTCAGCGCTTCGCGGCGCTTGGGCTGCTTGATGCCGGGCGCCTTCTCCAGCAAAGTGTCGAGATCGCCATATTCATTGATGAGCTGCGCGGCGGTCTTCACGCCGACGCCTTTGGCGCCGGGCACATTGTCGGTCGAGTCGCCCGCGAGCGCCTGCACGTCGACGACCTTGTCGGGCGTGACGCCGAAATAGTCGACGACCTCCGCCTCGTCGATCAGCCGCTCTTCGCGCGCGCCTTTCGTTCCAGCCGTCCCGGAGGCGGGGTCGTACATGGTGACGCCCGGATCCACGAGCTGCATCAGGTCTTTGTCGGCGGAGACGATGAGAACGTCCGCGCCCTTGGCGCGCGCCTGCGTCGCATAGGTGGCGATAAGGTCGTCCGCCTCATAGACGTCCTGCTCGATCGGCGTGAGCCCGAAAGCGCGCACGGCGGCGCGCATGAGCGGAAACTGCGGAATAAGGTCTTCCGGCGGCTCGGAGCGATGCGCCTTGTAATCCGGGTAGATTTCCTTGCGGAAGGAATTTTCGCTCTTGTCGAAGATGATCGCGAGATGGGTCGGCGTCCGGCCCGCCGCGCCCTCGCGCACGAATTGCAGCAGCTTCGTGCAGAAGAGCCGCACCGCGCCGGTGGGCAGGCGGTCCGAGCGGTAGTTGTATTTCGCATCCTGCCGGATCGACTGGAAATAAGCCCGGAAGACGAAGGAGGAGCCGTCGACGAGGAAGACGTGGGAGCCGGGGCCGACGGGTTTGTGCGTGAGAGTCATGGGCGCATTGTAGCGCTGGCTTGCCCCGCCGTCTTCCGTCATTGCGTCGCTTCGCTCACAAGGACAATCGCGTTTCGGGACGGCGGCGATCCGCGGTCTTGATGAAGGCCGCGGACTTTCCCTCCCCCCTTGCGGGGACGGCGGGGTGGGGGGAACGCCCGCGCAACGATCCAGATTGTCGACCCCCACCCTTAATCCCTCCCCGCAAGGGGAGGGACGCGGCTCGCGATCAGCGCCGTTATTGACAGCGGCTATCAGCTTGCTCTCGGGCGTCAGCGGGGAACGGGGTTTACGCGAGCCGCCCCAGCGCCGCCGTCAGCTTCTCGATCCGCGCCAGCGCCTCGTCGCGGCGTTCTTTGTGTTCCTCGATCACGTCCTCATCCGCCTTGGCGAGGAAGCCGGGATTTCCGAGCTTGGCGTCGACCTTCTTCACCTCGCCCTCGAGCTTGGCGATTTCCTTGGTCAGGCGCGCTTTCTCGGCGGAAAGGTCGATCACGCCTTCGAGCGGAATGGCGACGACGCTTCCGCGCACGATGATCTGCGCGGAAGATTTCGGCGCCGCGTCCGCAAAACCGATCTTCGACTGGCGCGCGAGCTTCCTGATCGTCTCCTCCCAGCGCGACGCCCGCGCCTGCAAGCCCGGGTCGGCGCCGATGAGCAGCAGCTCGGTTTCGGCGTTCAGATTCATCTCGGCGCGCAGCGAGCGGATTTCCGAGATGAGCTCGACCACCCAGCCAATCTCGCTCTCGGATTCGGCGTCTTCCAGACCCTCGAGGGACGGCCATGCGGCGAGAACAAGCAGGCTCTCGCGCCTGGGTCCGTCGGCGCCCTTGATCGCCCACAGCTCCTCGGTGAGGAAGGGCATGAAAGGATGCAACAGCGCGTAAATCTGGTCGAGCACGAAGGCGGTCGTCGCGCGCGTCTCGTCCTTCTCGGCGCCATCAGCGCCGGTGAGCAGCGGCTTCGACAGCTCCACATACCAGTCGCAGAAAATGTTCCACACGAAGCGATAGGCGGCGCCGGCCGCGTCGTTGAAACGATAAGCGTCGATGGCGGCGGAGACGTCGGCTGCCGTGCGCGCGGCTTCGCCCACGATCCAGCGATTGAGCGTGATCCTGTTGGCGCGCGGATCATAGTCGGCGACGCGCGCGCAGCCGTTCATCTCGGCGAAACGCGAGGCGTTCCAGAGCTTCGTCGCGAAATTGCGATAGCCTTCGACGCGCTGCGTCGAAAGCTTGATGTCGCGCCCCTGCGCCGCCATCGCCGCCAGCGTGAAGCGCAACGCGTCGGCGCCATATTCGTCGATGAGATGCAGCGGATCGATGACGTTGCCCTTGGACTTCGACATCTTCGCGCCCTTCTCGTCGCGGACGAGGGCGTGGATATAGACGTCGCGAAAGGGAATTTCTTGTCTGAAGTGCAGGCCCATCATCATCATGCGGGCGACCCAGAAGAAGATGATGTCGAAACCGGTGACGAGGACGTTGGTCGGATAAAAGCGCGCGAGCTCCGGCGTCTCGTCCGGCCAGCCGAGCGTCGAGAAGGGCCAGAGGGCGGAAGAGAACCAGGTGTCGAGCACGTCCTCGTCGCGCGTGAGCGTCACGTCGGCGCCGGTGCGCGAGCGCGCGGCGATATGCGCGGCCTCCTCGCTTTCCTCGACATAGACATTGCCGTCGGCGTCGTACCAGGCGGGGATGCGATGGCCCCACCAGAGCTGGCGCGAGACGCACCAGGGCTGGATGTTTTCGAGCCAGTCGAAATAGGTCTTTTCCCAGTTCTTTGGCACGAAGGTCGTGCGGCCCTCGCGCACGGCGGCGAGCGCCGGCTGAGCGAGCGTCTTGGCGTCGACATACCATTGGTCGGTCAGGCGGGGCTCCATCACGGCGTTGGAGCGATCGCCATGCGGGACCATGTGCTTGTGATCGTCAATGCCGTCGAGAAGGCAGCGTTCTTCCATCATCTCGACGACCAGCTTGCGCGCGGCGAAACGGTCATGGCCGTCGAGCGCGGCGACGGTCGCGGCGAGTTCCCCGGACGGCTCGACGCCCTCGTGGAAGTCGGCATTGGCGCCGAGCGCTATGCGCGCCTGCGCGTCGAGAATGTTGATGAGGCGCAGCCCATGGCGCTTGCCGACTTCGAAATCGTTGAAGTCATGCGCCGGCGTGATCTTCACCGCGCCCGTGCCCTTTTCGGGATCGGAATAGTCGTCCGCCACGATCGGGATCAGACGCCCGACCAGCGGCAGGCGCAGTTTCCTGCCGACGAGCGCCTTGTAGCGCTCGTCCTCGGGATGCACGGCCACCGCCGTGTCGCCGAGCATGGTTTCGGGACGCGTCGTCGCGACGACGATGAATTCGCCCGTCTCCTTCCCCGCGTCGTCCACGACCGGATATTTGAAGCGCCAGAGATGGCCCTTCACTTCCTGCTGCAGCACTTCGAGGTCGGAGATCGCCGTGTGCAGCACAGGGTCCCAATTGACGAGGCGCTTGTCCTTGTAGAGCAGCCCGTCGCGATAAAGTTGCACGAAGACTTTCGCGACGGCGCGCGAGAGGCCGTCATCGAGCGTGAAGCGCTCGCGCGACCAGTCGCAGGAGGCGCCGAGGCGCTTCAATTGCTCGACGATCTTGCCGCCCGACTCCGCTTTCCACTCCCAGACCCGCTCGAGAAACTTCTCGCGACCCATTTCGCGGCGGCCGGGCTCCTGCCGCTCCATGAGCTGGCGTTCGACCACCATCTGCGTGGCGATGCCGGCGTGATCCGTGCCCGGCTGCCACAATACGTCCTCGCCCTTCATGCGGTGATAGCGCACGAGAATATCCTGCAGCGTATTATTGAGCGCGTGGCCCATATGCAGGCTGCCGGTGACGTTTGGCGGCGGAATGACGATGGAATAGGGCGCGGCTTGCGCGCGTTCGGGCCGCCCGGCGCGGAAGGCTTGCGCGTCGTCCCACACATCGCGGATGCGGGATTCGATGGAGGCGGGATCGAAGGTTTTTTCCATGGTCATCGGGTTAAGCCGGGCGTTTGTTACAAAAATCCCTCCCCTTTACGGGGAGGGCAGCCCTGCGAAGCAGGGTCGGACGGGGTAAACTTATCGCACCTTACGTCATTGCGAGGAGCAAAGCTCCGAAGCAATCCAGCGGCGTCACGCGGGCTCTGGATCGCTTCGCTCGCAATGACGGCGGACAGCAAGGCCGGACCCCACCCGGCTCGCTTCGCTCGCCACCCTCCCCGTAAAGGGGAGGGATGGGAGCCCGCAGATTGCGGCTCTTACGCGAACTGCTTGAGCGCGCTCTTGCCGGCATAGATCGCCGCGTCGCCCAGCTCTTCCTCGATGCGCATGAGCTGATTGTATTTGGCGGTGCGGTCCGAGCGGGCGAGCGAGCCGGTTTTGATCTGGCCGCAATTCAGCGCGACCGAGAGATCGGCGATCGTCGAATCTTCCGTCTCGCCGGAGCGATGCGACATCACGGTCGTATAGCCGGCGCGATGCGCCATATCGACGGCGGAGATCGTCTCGGTGAGCGAGCCGATCTGATTGACCTTCACGAGGATCGAATTGGCGACGCCGCCCTTGATCCCCTGCGACAGGCGATCGACATTGGTCACGAAAACGTCGTCGCCGACGATCTGCGCCTTCTTGCCGATGGCGTCGGTGAGTTTCTTCCAGCCTTCCCAATCGTCCTCGGCCATGCCGTCCTCGACGGAGACGATCGGATAGGCGCTCACGAGCTTGGCGAGATAGGCGACCTGCTCGTCGATCGTGCGGGTCACGCCCTCGCCTTCATAGACATATTTGCCATCTTTGAAGAACTCGGTCGCGGCGCAGTCGGTGGCGAGATGCACGTCGACGCCCGGCTTGAAGCCCGCGTCCTCGATCGCCTTCATGATGAAGTCGAGCGCCGCTTCGGCGGAGGGAAAGTTCGGCGCGAAGCCGCCTTCGTCGCCGACCGAAGTGGAGAGCCCGGCCTTTTTCAGCGCGCTTTTCAGCGTGTGGAAGATCTCCGCGCCCCAGCGAACGCCGTCGCGGACATTGTCCGCGCCCGTCGGCATGATCATGAACTCCTGGAAGTCGATCGGGTTGTCGGCATGCACGCCGCCATTGACGATGTTCATCATCGGCGTCGGAAGCACCCGCGCCTGCGTGCCGCCGATATAGCGATAGAGCGGCAGGGCGCTCGCCTCGGCCGCGGCTTTGGCGACGGCGAGCGAGACGCCCAGAATGGCGTTGGCCCCGAGACGGCTTTTGTTCGGCGTCCCGTCGAGCTTGATCATCGCCTGATCGATCGAGACTTGATCCTCGGCGTCGAGACCGAGCAGCGCGCCGGCGATTTCGTCATTCACATTGTCGACGGCCTGCAGCACGCCTTTGCCGAGATAGCGGCCTTTGTCGCCGTCGCGCTTCTCCACGGCCTCATGCGCGCCGGTCGAGGCGCCCGACGGCACGGCGGCGCGGCCCGAAGACCCGTCCTCGAGCGTCACATCGACCTCGACGGTCGGATTCCCGCGCGAGTCGAGAATTTCACGGGCGTGGATGTCGATGATCTCGGTCATTAATGGGCCTCTTACGTAATGCGCCGCGAAGCAGCGCCGCCTTTTAGCCTTATTAATCGGCGCGGGAAAGCCTGACGGGCGCTATTCGTCGCGGCAAGCTTGTGCGGCGCGGCGGCCGGGCCGCCCCCGAGCGCTTATGAATCGGGTTGACGGCGGCCCGGCGGGGGCTACCTTGAGCTATATCAAATAAAAAGCGAGAGTTGCGGAACATATTCCATTGCGCCCGCAATGAAGCCGCAGCCTCCCAAATGAAGAAAAAGACAGAGGCGGGAGAGAAACATGAGTTTCGGACGAAATCCGGTCGGCCTCGCCATCGCCGCAAGCCTGATGGCGGCGCAAGCCGCGACGGCGCAGACCGCCGAACATGCGGCGGCGGTCAAGGCGGCGATGGACAAATCGCTTCCGCGCGCCGGAACCTGCGCCCCCGTCTCCGAGGATTTCATGGGCTGGCCCGCCGCGCTCGTGCAGCGCTGCGAATATAGCCAGGGCGTCGCCTATCTTCTCGACGTGAAGCCCGAGACCCTCGCCAAATGGATCGAGACGGGGTGCAACGCGCATGAGTCCGGCGTCGCCGCCTGTTTCGACCGCATGCTGAAATGTTCGGTCGAAAAGTCGAATGCGACCTTCGTCATCGGCGGCAATCTCGCGGCCGAGCGCAAGGGCTCCGTGACGAACATGTTCTTCCGGAACGGCGTCGTCATCGCCGCGCCGGCGAACGGCAAGTCCGACCCCGTGCCCGTCGCGGAGCAGGAGAAGCTGGCGAAGACGCCCAAAGCCGCGGTCGAGGGGCTGCCGGGCGGCGGCGGCGTCGCCTTCTGGCATACGATGCCGTTTCAATTCGCCGTCAAGGCGATCGACCTCGGCGTTCCTGCTGAAATGAACACCCCCGACCGACGCCAGAAATGGCTGGAGATCATCCGCGCCGAAATGCTGGCGGCGCTCAAGACCGACGGGAACCGCTTTCTGTCCGGCTGGATGACCGCGCATCCGATTACGCTGCGAACGGGCGAATGTGCGGACGACCGGGATCCTTAGTCGGAAGAGATAAGGAGAGGCTTTACTTGACCTCCCGGGCGCGCCGTTATCTTTAGCCTCCATGACCAAGACCCATGACGGCGCGCTTCTTCTCGGCGAGAAAGCGGCGCTGCCCGCTTCGCCCGACGACGCCGAACTCGACCTCGTGCCCAATCCGCACAAGGACGCAGCCTATCTCGTGCGCTTCACCGCGCCGGAATTCACCTCGCTCTGCCCGGTGACCGGCCAGCCCGACTTCGCCCATATCGTCATCGACTATGTTCCCGGCGAAAAACTCGTCGAGTCGAAGTCGCTGAAGCTCTATCTCGGGAGCTTCCGCAATCACGGCGCCTTCCACGAAGACTGCACGATCCGGATCGCCCGCGACCTCGTCGCGGCCATGAAGCCGAAATGGCTGCGCATCGGCGGCTACTGGT
The nucleotide sequence above comes from Methylocystis parvus OBBP. Encoded proteins:
- the eno gene encoding phosphopyruvate hydratase, translating into MTEIIDIHAREILDSRGNPTVEVDVTLEDGSSGRAAVPSGASTGAHEAVEKRDGDKGRYLGKGVLQAVDNVNDEIAGALLGLDAEDQVSIDQAMIKLDGTPNKSRLGANAILGVSLAVAKAAAEASALPLYRYIGGTQARVLPTPMMNIVNGGVHADNPIDFQEFMIMPTGADNVRDGVRWGAEIFHTLKSALKKAGLSTSVGDEGGFAPNFPSAEAALDFIMKAIEDAGFKPGVDVHLATDCAATEFFKDGKYVYEGEGVTRTIDEQVAYLAKLVSAYPIVSVEDGMAEDDWEGWKKLTDAIGKKAQIVGDDVFVTNVDRLSQGIKGGVANSILVKVNQIGSLTETISAVDMAHRAGYTTVMSHRSGETEDSTIADLSVALNCGQIKTGSLARSDRTAKYNQLMRIEEELGDAAIYAGKSALKQFA
- a CDS encoding valine--tRNA ligase — its product is MEKTFDPASIESRIRDVWDDAQAFRAGRPERAQAAPYSIVIPPPNVTGSLHMGHALNNTLQDILVRYHRMKGEDVLWQPGTDHAGIATQMVVERQLMERQEPGRREMGREKFLERVWEWKAESGGKIVEQLKRLGASCDWSRERFTLDDGLSRAVAKVFVQLYRDGLLYKDKRLVNWDPVLHTAISDLEVLQQEVKGHLWRFKYPVVDDAGKETGEFIVVATTRPETMLGDTAVAVHPEDERYKALVGRKLRLPLVGRLIPIVADDYSDPEKGTGAVKITPAHDFNDFEVGKRHGLRLINILDAQARIALGANADFHEGVEPSGELAATVAALDGHDRFAARKLVVEMMEERCLLDGIDDHKHMVPHGDRSNAVMEPRLTDQWYVDAKTLAQPALAAVREGRTTFVPKNWEKTYFDWLENIQPWCVSRQLWWGHRIPAWYDADGNVYVEESEEAAHIAARSRTGADVTLTRDEDVLDTWFSSALWPFSTLGWPDETPELARFYPTNVLVTGFDIIFFWVARMMMMGLHFRQEIPFRDVYIHALVRDEKGAKMSKSKGNVIDPLHLIDEYGADALRFTLAAMAAQGRDIKLSTQRVEGYRNFATKLWNASRFAEMNGCARVADYDPRANRITLNRWIVGEAARTAADVSAAIDAYRFNDAAGAAYRFVWNIFCDWYVELSKPLLTGADGAEKDETRATTAFVLDQIYALLHPFMPFLTEELWAIKGADGPRRESLLVLAAWPSLEGLEDAESESEIGWVVELISEIRSLRAEMNLNAETELLLIGADPGLQARASRWEETIRKLARQSKIGFADAAPKSSAQIIVRGSVVAIPLEGVIDLSAEKARLTKEIAKLEGEVKKVDAKLGNPGFLAKADEDVIEEHKERRDEALARIEKLTAALGRLA
- the queF gene encoding preQ(1) synthase → MTKTHDGALLLGEKAALPASPDDAELDLVPNPHKDAAYLVRFTAPEFTSLCPVTGQPDFAHIVIDYVPGEKLVESKSLKLYLGSFRNHGAFHEDCTIRIARDLVAAMKPKWLRIGGYWYPRGGIPIDVFWQTGAPPEGLWLPDQGVPPYRGRG